A single region of the Gossypium arboreum isolate Shixiya-1 chromosome 12, ASM2569848v2, whole genome shotgun sequence genome encodes:
- the LOC108477629 gene encoding uncharacterized protein LOC108477629 gives MEMKMIDATSGRALVNMTPQRARELISTMVANSQQFRPITEPTRQVHGLNSLSVEDKIDKFTNVVQNLLSDKINPTQLCEICAKPDHPTDSCPILQEDLVEQANAVGNFLRPPQRLYDPYSNLYNVGWKDHPNLSDGTNLRFNQPFQQRPPQNQQIPPPKSSLEAIVERLANSTEKFQQKTDMHLQELDKQVSKLALTVSRLESQGKLSSQTKPNSRHNVSAMTLKSGKVLEPVHDTSRATTLVKIGRNLAQRLQWSRHHKIHLQYHLRFPDDLSNIPQYAKFLKDLCTSKRKLLGNEKVNVEENVSAVLQRKILPKYKDQGVIIQLADRSVVHPEGVLEDVFVKVNELIFLVDFYMIDMEDDN, from the exons atggaaatgaaaatgatagatgctACAAGTGGAAGAGCACTAGTCAACATGACGCCTCAAAGAGCGAGAGAATTGATTTCAACCATGGTTGCCAACTCTCAACAATTCCGACCGATTACAGAACCCACGAGACAGGTTCATGGGTTAAATTCTCTATCTGTAGAAGATAAAATTGACAAGTTTACTAACGTTGTTCAAAATTTACTTTCAGATAAAATAAACCCAACACAGTTATGCGAAATTTGCGCCAAGCCAGACCACCCGACGGACTCATGTCCAATTTTACAAGAAGATTTGGTAGAACAAGCGAATGCTGTCGGGAACTTCCTAAGACCACCCCAAAGACTGTATGACCCCTACTCGAACTTGTATAATGTGGGGTGGAAGGATCACCCGAATCTCAGCGATGGGACAAATCTGCGGTTCAATCAACCGTTCCAACAAAGGCCGCCGCAGAATCAACAGATACCACCCCCGAAGTCATCTTTGGAGGCCATAGTGGAAAGGTTAGCCAACAGTACTGAGAAGTTCCAACAAAAAACTGACATGCATTTGCAGGAGTTGGACAAGCAAGTAAGCAAACTCGCGCTCACGGTTAGCCGTTTAGAGTCCCAAGGTAAGTTGTCATCCCAGACTAAGCCAAATTCACGACACAATGTAAGCGCTATGACGCTAAAGAGTGGGAAGGTTTTGGAGCCCGTACATGACACAAGTCGCGCCACGACGCTAGTCAAGATAGGGAGAAACTTGGCACAGAGGCTCCAGTGGAGTCGGCACCACAAAATTCATTTGCAGTACCACCTCCGTTTCCCGGATGACTTGTCCAAT ATCCCACAATACGCGAAGTTCCTGAAAGACTTATGTACGAGTAAAAGGAAACTTTTGGGAAATGAAAAGGTAAATGTCGAAGAAAATGTCTCCGCCGTTCTGCAACGAAAAATACTGCCCAAATATaaggaccaag GCGTGATAATCCAGCTTGCAGATAGATCTGTGGTGCATCCGGAGGGAGTATTAGAGGACGTTTTTGTCAAGGTAAATGAGCTAATATTTCTTGTGGACTTCTACATGATCGACATGGAGGATGACAATTAG